gtcggtccctggatgggagaccagatgctgtctAACACCCCccttcctctggtctaaaataaaatatcccaatgccccagggcagtgattgggcaCATTGACGTggagggtgccgtctttcggatgggacgttaaactggTGTCCTTACTTTCTGTGGTCACTAAGGATCCCATTGCAGAGTAGGGGttttaaccccggtgtcctggctaaattcccaatctggccctcataccattatggccacctaatcatccccagcttccaattggctcattcatcccccctcctctcccctgtaactattccccaggtcgttgctaaAATAAGGATCATAAATAGATGACAAGAGGGTAGAGACTCTCTCTAACATTACTGTACCTTTTCTAGAACTCCTTCAGATCTATGGTGTCCTGTAGGGGTGAAATGATTTCTTCCTGATGTTCTGCAAGACAACATTGGTAACGGAAAGGTTTATAAAAGGATAACCTTGGCTTACACCTTTTAAAACAAGGGTAGTATTCATTTGTGCACACCgtaccaaaacattttgcaacggaaaacaagggtttcttattggacaagtttggGTTGTCCCTCCGTTTTCTGCCTAGTGAATATGACCCTGTATTTTCATGTTGACATTCTTTAGATCCCAACAAGGAACAGAGAGAGTTTCACTTACATGGCGATGGTGGCTTTTTTCCCCTCCCCAGCCCTCCACAGGATCTCAGCAGTGGCTAACGTGAGGCACTTTGTTCTCACAGCATCAGAGGGTCTTAATCTCCTGGTGACAAAATGCCATGTGAAGTCAATGGAAGTCATCTGAAGTCAAGACGGAATTAAATACTGGAACTTACAGAATTTTCCATGACTTAATACTCACTGATGTAAATCAAGAAAGCACTCATTGATGTGAATTAATGGTTTGTGAAGAACATTTAATTTCTCATAATAAAGAcagcgtcacaaatggcaccctattcctgatatagtgcactacatttgaccagagccatttGGGCCCtggcccaaagtagtgcactaaatatggaataggatgcattttgggacacagcctagTACATGTGGGCTATCTGACAGAGAAACATGAATGAATGCTGTGCTTACTGGTGCCCTGCGTCACTGCCGGTCCCCTCAAATAGAAGTTTCTGCAGAATACAAGCCTGGACTGAAGCCAGAACTCCACAAGGACCACCCTGGAAAGTCAATACAGTGACATTGCTAAATTACATGACCATACACCTGAACATAACAACCAAGATAACCAATATTATCATGATTAGAATGATTTGTTCCAAGGGATAGAGCTCTAGAGCctaaatgcatcccaaatggcaccctattccctacatagtgcactacttttgaccagggccctatgggccaTTTAGGACTCAGCTCCTGTGTGATTGAAGTTTTAGTCTCTGCAGACTGGTACAACAACAGCATTTCAAAGGTGATCCAATCCTTCCTTCTTCTGAACAAGTCCATATCTCAGATCAGGTGTATTGGTCCTACCTTCTTCTGAACAAGCCCATATCTCAGATCAGGTGCATCAGAGAAAGTGAAACTCTGACTCCTCCACTCGGCACTGAAACAACTGGTGCTGGAGCCAAGGATGAGCTCTTTCAGGGCCTGGtaaaaacacacagacatcaCAGGACATCACAGCATTTTAACTCAAACCAGGCAAAATATCTGAGCTCCAGTAATcatggctgagtcccaaatggcaccctattccctatacagtgcactacttttcattcACGGAGTGCCGCATTCCAACTCGGGCCTAGTGTCGGCCCTCCTTGGAAAGAGTTTGACACATCTAAAAACCTACAATGGCAGTATGCTGGTCCATGGGTTGACTATCAGAAGTGGTTTGAGGCAAACTGGAGGAGTGGCAGGGCACTCTGGAGAGCTCACGcaactcctcatcatcatcaatgTCATCTGCAACAAAATACATGGTCCATGTCATCCAATACTGCAAAAGAGGTGTCATAATGATAACAATTATAGACATTGAGTGAATGTTGCATTCAGCTTGATAAAATGTAATAATTACCCAAAATCATCTCCGACATGTGCAGATCAACATATTGATTGGTCATTGATTTTGTTCTAAAAAAAATATAgatcaataaaataaatatacattAAATAGGTTACAGTAAGAAATCCGAAATTCCCTAGTCAGTAAAAAGGTTGAAGGAAACTAAAATCTACTTACTTGCTGGTCTTGTGCTTGTCTTTTCCTACTCTCTCAAACCCATAGCCATCTTCATCAAATCCTTTCCCCAGTGTGCTGCGCCGCGGCTGTTGGCTTTCTCTCATGGGGTCAGCAGTGGAGAGCTCTGTCAACCCTTTAACCATTCTCAGTGACTGGACAGTAGTCAACAGAGGCCCATCTCTGATGTTTTTGTGGTTTTCATCATTTGCCAGAAGAAGATTAGGGCCTCCCAACCGTCGAGTCTGACGTTTTCTATTCGATTCCTTAGAGAGAACAcaattcacatcaccaaataaggGAACAAAGCAAGCTGTTCATTTGTATGTATCACAAGAGTCAGCTTAGTGAAGATCTTGTATCCATGATTATGAATATAACATCTATCATCACAATACAGGGATCTGAGCTTGTCCAATAAAAAAATACACTCATTTTCATTTTACGTTGAGAAGTGTTTTACTACAGTGTGTATGAATGAATATGACACAAGTTTCATTGAGTCAAACACTGTACCTGGGGGGAACTAGCTATGGGACCTGCCATCATGCCTCGTCTGAGGCGGCTTGATTTGTTCTTATGACTACTCTCTGTGGTGACGACCGTGTTTTTGTCTGAAAAGGATTCCCTTTTAGCGGCGCTGTCATTGTCTAGGAAGGAGGGTACAGGCTGTCGGTCCTGTTGGCCCTCTGAGGAAAGGCTATGGCTCCAGAAACTTCTCTGGGTAGTTGTAGGGGGAGTATCTGACACTTCTAATGATGATAATGTACCATGAGGTGGACAGACAACTTCTGAAAGTGACCTGGAACAGAAATAATTCACAATACACATCAAAACAAGCCTTTTGAAAATAACCTGACATGAGTCATagttagatgattctgatgaaaaCCTTGACATGTCAGTTTGGTTGAAGATAAATCCAGTAGTGTTCTCTTCTGCCCTGCTGTGGTCATACACTGACTTTGTCACCAACTTCTGTGTAGTTGATACGGTCTGGATGACATCACTGTTGAAGCCTGGCCTGTCCTCTTTATGTCCTTCAATGTGATGTCTTACAATGACTTCCAACATTGATTTCAGGGGACAGTCTTGGGCCTATCACGAAAACATAACAAGCAGCTGTGTGTTAATATATGAACGCTGGGGCACTTTCAATGCATTCAAACTCATCTGCCTCTTCTTTGATTAGGCTACCTTGTTTCTTTTATATAGACTTTCCAAGTGAAGAATTTGTCGCAGATCGGATCTATTGTTGATGCTGGCATCTGTGCGGGGATGCTCTTCATCCATGCAGGCAATCGTTCTCTTGAGTCCCTGTAGTGTGTGCAGGTAAACAAACATTGACTTAGCCTGTAACACAATCAGGCTAGCTAGCGAAATGTAACGTTTGCTACCTGTAAGGTATAGCTAACGTAAAGTTAAAACATCCTCAAAACATCAAAGATGATATCAATACGTTGAACTGACTTCAAGTTGTTACTAATAATGCTACTCTAATGTCAAATATCTGTGTTAATGTTCTCTGTCTGAAAGAACATCTTTACCATCACAGATTGAACGGTGGTGTTTTCTACTGTAGCTAACGTTAGTACTCAGCCAGTCTAGCCAGCTGAAAGATAGCGTTTGCATTTTATTCCAATTTCAAATGTGCACAGCTCTCCACCTACCTTCCGACTGAGAAATTCCCGCACAAGCGATGCAGCAACTTCTTCTACTCGTACAACCATAACTTGTGGCATGAACGACAAATTCCCCcacaaaaaaagtatatttagCCAGTTAGCTACCTAACCAGCTAGCGACAGGCTACATACAGCACAGTATCACAGATAGAACAACGATAATAATTGACAGTATGGTCTGTTTCTATGGTTACAGTGCATGCGTGTTGCTGGGCTAAGAGAGCCTTCGTCATGCATCCTGCTtccgcttcttcttcttcttcttcttcttcttcaatgTTTTATGGCAGACCATACTTATTGGTgtattgccgccacctactgtaacGGGGGGCGGTTCATTCATCGACAGTATTCCTTGTAATGCCTCTGCAGAAAAGTCCCTGAGTCCCAAAAAACGCTCAGCCACACTCACAATGATGCTTATTTTCTAAAATGTCCTCTCTGTTTGCTCTCTGCAGTTGATAACCAAAGTAATAAGTCCACGTTCATGCAACATTCTCAGGATACCTCTGTTGACAAGGAACCATCTTGTGTCTTACGTCTTCAACTTCACTCCTTTCTTCCACTCTTCTCAACGCCTCCGGATAGGAGACATGCTGGACAGCCCTCATTCTTGCCACCTCCATCTCCTTCACCTTAACAGGACACCACAATTGCAGCATTTAGGCTCAGCTGGCATATAATACTCCTACTGTCTACATACACTTGACACATGATCATTTACATTTGTCACACTGCATGGGTTTGGGCACAAAGGCTCTCACAGGGAATTTCATATAACCCAAATACATGTGAGATGGGAGAGACGCTTCATCAAAAAACAATAAAATGGATGGAGTGGCTTCAGCACTCCATTTACCATGCAGGTCAGTCATTGTGCACCAACCGCTTGATCCAATTCTTCaggtacagaaccagtcaaaagtttggacacacctactcattccagttttttgttttttttactattttctaaattgttgaataatagtgaagacatcaagactattaaacaacacatatggaattatgtagtaaccaaaaaaaagtgttaaacaagtcaaaatgtattttatatttgagattcttcaaagtagccacccgttgccttgatgacagctttgcagactcttggcattctctcaaccaacttcatgaggtagtcacctggtagtcacctggaacagAACAGCCGCCATTTTCCCCATCAACGACGATCATGGCTACCTTCGGCTgcctgtgtaacagtgtaggttccgtccctctcttcgccccaacccgggctcgaaccagggacccttgcacacatcaacaactgacacccaccgaagcatcgttacccatcgcgccacaaaagccacggcccttgcaacgcaaggggaaaccctacttcaagtctcagagcgagtgacgtcactgattgaaatgctattagcgcgcaccaccactaactaactagccatttcacatcggttacacctgcTTGCTGTCTCTGTTCACCTATTACATTCCACCCCTTGCCACTCCTGTCATTGAAATCTTTGGCGTGGCAAGACAACTGTTTCCTAGAGTAAAGTGAGGCGGGCTCTGGCTTTGTACATGATATAATGGTTAAATGCAGCAAAACCCCTGTATGTTCTGTGTCAAAAGCAGCTGGTTTATGATTTTActactgaaataaaagatcccagaaaagtttacattttcacaaaaagcttatttctctcaaatttttgcCACAAATTAGCTTACAtcattgttagtgagcatttatcctttgccaagataatccatccacctgacaggtgtggcatatcaataagctgattaaacagcattatcattacacaggtgcaccttgtgctggggacaataaaaggccactctaaaatgttcagttttgccacacaaaacaatgccacagatgtctcaaattttgaagGAGCATgtaattggtatgctgactgcaggaatgtccaccagagctgttgccagagaattgaatttctctaccataagccacctccaacgttattttatagaatttggcagaacgtccaatcggcctcacaatcgcagaccacgtgtatggcgtcattTGGGCGAGCcgcttgctgatgtcaatgtcgtgaacagagtgccccatggttgcGGTGGGGTATGGTCGGATCTATTGCAAGCAATCGTGGTATGGGCacgcataagctacggacaacaaacactgcaatttatcgatggcaatttgaatgcacagagatagcgTGACGagttcctgaggcccattgtcgtgccattcatccgtcgccatcacctcaagtttcagcatgataatacatggCCCCATGTACTcccggtcatgtgaaatccatagataagggcatatgaatgtatttaaattgactgatttccttatatgaactgtaattcagtaaaatctttgaaatt
The Salmo salar chromosome ssa16, Ssal_v3.1, whole genome shotgun sequence DNA segment above includes these coding regions:
- the mindy4 gene encoding probable ubiquitin carboxyl-terminal hydrolase MINDY-4 isoform X1, with protein sequence MPQVMVVRVEEVAASLVREFLSRKGLKRTIACMDEEHPRTDASINNRSDLRQILHLESLYKRNKAQDCPLKSMLEVIVRHHIEGHKEDRPGFNSDVIQTVSTTQKLVTKSVYDHSRAEENTTGFIFNQTDMSRSLSEVVCPPHGTLSSLEVSDTPPTTTQRSFWSHSLSSEGQQDRQPVPSFLDNDSAAKRESFSDKNTVVTTESSHKNKSSRLRRGMMAGPIASSPQESNRKRQTRRLGGPNLLLANDENHKNIRDGPLLTTVQSLRMVKGLTELSTADPMRESQQPRRSTLGKGFDEDGYGFERVGKDKHKTSKTKSMTNQYVDLHMSEMILDDIDDDEELRELSRVPCHSSSLPQTTSDSQPMDQHTAIALKELILGSSTSCFSAEWRSQSFTFSDAPDLRYGLVQKKGGPCGVLASVQACILQKLLFEGTGSDAGHQRLRPSDAVRTKCLTLATAEILWRAGEGKKATIAITSGRNHFTPTGHHRSEGVLEKITCIDVDNLKDLQLLVEQHIQQFESGALGCILLTISAILSRSIDRVREDMDVPNTTLIGAHGYCTQELVNLLLCGQAVSNVFNNNMELDSGNGNLTLLKGIRGRSDIGLLSLFEHYNICKVGSNLKTPKFPIWVVCSESHFSVLFGVQELLSDQCVIGEFDLYYYDGLANQQEEICLTVSLGTSGISPGCQGIDTDLIPPLEHCIRTKWKDAIVNWNDTEPIL
- the mindy4 gene encoding probable ubiquitin carboxyl-terminal hydrolase MINDY-4 isoform X2 — protein: MPQVMVVRVEEVAASLVREFLSRKGLKRTIACMDEEHPRTDASINNRSDLRQILHLESLYKRNKAQDCPLKSMLEVIVRHHIEGHKEDRPGFNSDVIQTVSTTQKLVTKSLSEVVCPPHGTLSSLEVSDTPPTTTQRSFWSHSLSSEGQQDRQPVPSFLDNDSAAKRESFSDKNTVVTTESSHKNKSSRLRRGMMAGPIASSPQESNRKRQTRRLGGPNLLLANDENHKNIRDGPLLTTVQSLRMVKGLTELSTADPMRESQQPRRSTLGKGFDEDGYGFERVGKDKHKTSKTKSMTNQYVDLHMSEMILDDIDDDEELRELSRVPCHSSSLPQTTSDSQPMDQHTAIALKELILGSSTSCFSAEWRSQSFTFSDAPDLRYGLVQKKGGPCGVLASVQACILQKLLFEGTGSDAGHQRLRPSDAVRTKCLTLATAEILWRAGEGKKATIAITSGRNHFTPTGHHRSEGVLEKITCIDVDNLKDLQLLVEQHIQQFESGALGCILLTISAILSRSIDRVREDMDVPNTTLIGAHGYCTQELVNLLLCGQAVSNVFNNNMELDSGNGNLTLLKGIRGRSDIGLLSLFEHYNICKVGSNLKTPKFPIWVVCSESHFSVLFGVQELLSDQCVIGEFDLYYYDGLANQQEEICLTVSLGTSGISPGCQGIDTDLIPPLEHCIRTKWKDAIVNWNDTEPIL